The window CAGCGGGCGGGACATGCTCTGGATGGCCCACTGCAGGATGCCGTCAAAGGAGTGCTGCAAGACAGCAGAGCAGAGGCCTCGGGGACCTGCCAGAGCCCCAGGGGACAGGTGTGTATACCCAGGCCTCCAGGGTCACCCTCCTACTCagaggtagggaaactgaggcccgaggCACAAGACATGTCAGTCGAGGGAGGGCTCCTCATCCAGTGCTCCGTCATAGCGTCCTGTAAGCACAGGGCATGGCCACTGCGGCTGTTTTGCCTCCTTCTTCTGGGGCTCTCTCCCTCACTGTGCTCGGGGGCCTGACGCTCCCCCAGGATGGAGGGGTCATGAGGAGGCCCAATATTCCAGCAGAGTGGGGTGACCGCACCAGAAGGGGCTGGTgagtctgcccctctctccaacGGTCTCAGGCGGCCACCCCAGCCAGAGCTATGGGGTCTGGGCTCCCCCACAAAGACACCTGCACTGTGTGGGAACCCCTGTGCCCAGCCCACCGCACAGGGCAGGGCCCCACGTCCCAAGGAGGACACATGTGGGCCGCCTGGCTCTGGGTATGGCTGGAGGAGTCTGACCTCCTGTCAAAAGAAGACGGAATCCCTAAAAGCCCCATTTTCTTCCCAGTGACTGTAGCTGTTCATCTTAGGGCAGAGAGGCCTGGGTTGATAGGGGGCCGTGAGAGGCCCACTGAAGGTGGTCCACTGAGAGGTTCCGGGCTGCCCGCCCCACCCCTCGGGGACATCAGGCTTCCACAGTGCTGGTGCTGAGGTTCTGCAGCCCATGGCCCCGGGGGGTTTAGGACCTCCGGACAGGGCTAGACGCAGGAAGGGCTCAGGGCCCCCTTTGGGTTCCTTTGTGTGCTCAGGGCTCCCGCATATGCGGGGAGGGGCCAGCATGGGCCTGTGGTGCTCAGTGCACCCAGAGACAGGGATCCCCCAGCCGCCCCAAGGCTTGGGTGCCTGGAGGAAGAGGGGCTGGTGGAAGcccagcctggaggaggaggggctggtggaaGCCCAGCCTGGAGAccagcctggaggaggagaggctGGTGGAAGGCCTGCGGGGTGATGCATTACCTCGCTTAGCAGGGACTCCAGGTCATCCCTGTGCAGAACCGGCTCGTGACCAGCAGAACCGTCTCCTGCCTGGAGCCCAGGAAAGGGAGGTCAGCCTGACTTCCGCACCCCTGCTAGGGACGGCCGAAACAAAGCAGGACTCCCTGCAGAGGCAAcaggggcctgggggcagagGCTCATGCCAGGGCAGTGGGGGTGCTGCCccgcccagggccccaggatctgAATTCTAACACCCGGCTCCTCCCAGGGTGGTGGGCACAGGCAGGCAGGGTCCTGGCACCGCTGGAAGCTGGTTCCCCGAGGCCTCCGAGTCTGCCGGCCTCTGCATGCTACACGCCTCCTTCTGGGGAAAGCCAGGCAACTTAAGAGAACCAGCTAGCAGGGACCCTGtcatggatggggaaactgaggcccagagaggaaagtTCCTGGTCCGATGCCAGCCATTCAACCATCCAACAAAGGCTGCCAGGGCCCACGGTGCCCCTGGGCAAGGGGTGAACCACCCAGGATACTGCCAGGTTCTGGCTCAAAATAGCCAAGTCTCAGCTCATCAACACCGGCCCGGGGGCAGCAGCAGCTCCAGGGCGGGAAGGAGGAGCACAGCCTCCAGGGTGTGCAGGGGCCCCGGGGAAAAGATCCGGGGCCACACCCACATTCTTGTGTCTGCACCTGGGAAAGGTGGGGCTAGGGGAGGGGTCAAGGGGGCTGGGACAAGTCACTCTCCAAGGTCATTACATTTTACATCACAAGGACAAGGTCTTTTAAAAGCAAAGACCCCAGGTGTCAATGAGGAAGCATCTTCTGGAGGGCAGGACCCCCTCCTGGCGGGGGTggaggtgcccccccccccagagggcTTGCGCACACTCAGTGCAGAAGGGTGGGGATGATGGGAGGCTTCCAGGCCGATCTGCACACTGCACGCAGGCGGGTGTGGGCCGGGCCAAGCCACGGGGTTGCACCGAGCCCCCTCGTGGGCAGGGCCTCGGCCCCCAGTGCCTGGGCTGGCCTGGTACCCACGCAGCGTGTTCGGGGGAGTACGCGGTGCAGCTGGGAAGGAGGGTGGGCCATAGATGGGGGTAGGACTTATCACCTCCCCCAGGGCCCTCAGAGGTTGTCCTGGGGGCAGGGACATGGTCAGGAAGGCCCCTGCTGCGGGAGAGGCTCCTGTAGGAGCGCCCAGGACTCCCACCCCCCAGGTTCCCAGGACCACTGCGGCTCAGCAGGAAGGCAGAGTAATGACCACAGACAGCTTGTCCCCAAGGGCTCCGGCTGGCTGCAGGATGGGGCCGGAGAGGGTCCCAGCCCGCCACTGCTGGAGGACTAGGAGCCCAGTACAGAGCCGGGTCACACCGGGCAGTCCAGTATGCTTGCTCATCCCAGGTGTGGAGCCTCCTTGCTGCTTccgcctcacccccaccccaccgggGGATAGGTGaccccaggggctgggagaggggggaCTTGGGGCTGGGCTCGGTCATCGTGAAACAGATGCATCCAACTGGCATCTCATTCCACTATTGCTTAGTGGGTTTCCCTTTCAAACAGATGTTACCAAAAAGGAGTCTATTTGAACAACTGTATTGTATAAAAACAACGAACAAGGGGTTCATTGGTGCACACCCGCGAAGCTGGCGCCTGGAGGGGACCTGGAGGTGTGCTGGCCCCCCAACCCCGAGGGGTCCGCGCCTCCCCGGGTAGCACTGACCTTGGCAGGCCCCGGCGCAGCGCGGGCGGGGTTCGGGGCGGGGGCCCCCTCCTCGGGGGCAGGGGCGGCATCTCCGGAGCAGGATCGGCAGCGCGGGACCGCCCTGCGCACAGCGGACGAGGGTGTCGGTGTgtgtgggcgggggagggggggcgcgcCGGCGACCCCGGTGTCCCTCCCCGGCCCGGCGCCCCAGCCGCCGCACTCACCCTGGCCGGGCGGCGCCCCCGGGAAAGTGGCAGCGCCAGTGGAAGGCGGCGGCGCAGTGCGCGCACCGCAGTGCGTCCGTGCCGTCCCCGCACACGCCGCACCGCGCGGCCGCCGGGCCCTGGAGGGGAGCAGCGCCGTGACTGCGGCGGGGAGAGGGGCGCACCCCGGCCCCTGGGAGCTCAGGGACACCCGGCGCCTTTGGACTGCAGCCCTGAGAGACCTCGCTCCCCCTTGGTGGGCCCGGACCCCCTTTAGGGCTGGTCAAGGGGACCCCAGAACCGCCCCCCCCAGGAGAGGCGGGAGGGTGTGGGTGATGGGCCATCCCCCTTATTGTGGTGCCTGGTGGGGAGGGGTTTCAGGATCAGGGACAGAATCTCACTGGTGCTGGAATCCCTCGGCAAGTTTgcttcccctgccccagctcttcaCAGCGCTCCGTCCTTGTTCTGGGCGCCCCTGGGCCGCCCTCTCCACGGCCAGTCTGGCTGCTCTTGGCAAAGGCCTCCCTCAGCCCTGACCCCAACCCCCCATCTGACTACTGCCCCGTGTCCCCCTGCACGTCAGAGCTCCATCTGGCTGCTCCGCAGACCCTgagccttccccccccccccccccccccgcagacagccaccccaacccccacaccccTCACCTGCTGCCCCTCAGGGCCCACACACAGTAGCGGGCGCAGGGCTGAGGGGTCCAGCACCGGCAAGGGGGCTGCCGAAGGTGGGGCCAGCAGGTGCTTGTAGGGGACAGCAGCATCTATCCCGGCTGGGGGCTCCCTGGACAGTCCCTTCGCCTCTTCTCCTGCCAACCTCAGTCCCAGAAGGACCTGGAACCAGAGGGTCAGTGCTTGGAGAGGCCACAGGGGACCTGCACGGCACCACCCAGGGAGTCAGTGATCGCCGGGACCCTGGCAACCCGGGGGGCTGGTGTGGGGGGAACCCCACACTGGGTTGGAAAGGTTTGAGTACAGTTCCTGGCTCAGCAAGGTCCTTGAGCCTTTCCCCCCTTAAGACTGGGTGTCTGTGGCCCTCACGGGCTGTCAGTGATCACTCAGTATAGACCCGGGCATGGCTTGTACCACTCATGTCTTTGCTGCAACGGAatgcttaaaacatttttagagaatGTTCTCAGTAGCCAAAGTGCATCCCCTGTGCTGGACCGGCAGAGCTGAGGCCCCGAGTCAGCCCTGAGAAACCGGGCCATCGTAAAGGCCACTTCCCAGTGTAGAAAGCCAAGCCGGTGAGGCCCGGCCAGGGGTGGGGGCGCACGGTTCTAGGGCTGGGGCCGGTCTGACCTACAGGAGCAGCCAGGATGCTGGACAGGGGGCCCTGCAGGGGACCTGTGCGCACCGGGGTCTCCACAGGCGGCTCCTGGGGCCGGGGCTCCTCAGCCCGGGGCAGGTCCCGCTGGGCTCTTCCCTGAAGGCAGCTGGAGCACCTCCAGGTCCCGCTGCTCACGTGGTCACCAGCCAGACGCATGCAAGGTGAGCAGAAGGGACAGTAGACTCCCAAACACATAGGGCAGGGGAGACCCGAGGGTTCCTCTAAGTCAGCCCTTTccctttacagatggggaaactgaggcccgggcaGGACAGTGGGCAGAGCCACGATGGAAGCGCTGCCTTGGCCAGTCAGCAGGAGAGCCCAGGATACTGGGAAATTTACCCCTGGTGGGGTGGCCCTCGCTAGCCTGGTCAGTGTCCCGTCTGAGAGCTTCTCTGATGAGTCCCGAGAATCCCGGACACCTGCTAACCTGGAGTGGCCTGTGTGTGGCTCTCATGGGCCCCGCCCCGTCAGTGGGACCTCTCTGAACTGGGGTGTTTATACCCCCCAGGCCCACGTTTCCACAAGGGGGGTGGTGCCCAGCAGAAGGGGACATGGTCAAGGGCAGGAAGGAAGACAGCAGCCCCATCGCTGGAGCTGAGGGATGACCCTGGCCGAAACCTTTCATTTTAGTGACAAGCATCTGGGGCTCAGAGACAAGCAGCCTAGTCAAGGTCACTCAGGGAGCCGGGCAGGGCCAGAGTAGAAGGGGGCTCACTTCTCCCACCCAGACTCTTCCCCACGGCTGCGGTGTCCCGCGGGAGCTggtgggagagggcagggctgggagggtgggggaagggagcgcCAGGAGGCAGACTCCAGAGGACTCGTGCCCTGCCAGGGACGGGCACCCATTCAGCCTGACTTCTTGCTTGGAGAGGGGGGACTGGCTGCTCTTGGGAGTTTGGGCTGGGGGTGTGTGATGAGATGGGACAGAATGGCCGTTCTTCACCGGGAGCCTTCATCCTGCTTCTCTGCCCTCTGGGGCCCTGCTGGCcaggcttggggggggggcgggcagtgcGGCCAcacggggagggggggtgcgaggacccaggccccagccccactgcccagTGATGTGGACCAAGGCCTCCCTCCCAGGTGGGCCCCACTTCCCTCTGTGGAACAGAGAGTCTTCTGGGCAGCTTTGTGCTCAGGGTCAGCTGGGTAGAAGTAGCCATGAAGCCAGGTGGGgggcggcctgggtggctcacctgGGAATGTCGCGGAGCGGCGGCGACAGGCAGGCCAGGTGGAAGGCCCGGGGGCAGCCGTCGCAGCAGATGAGCTCCCCGCCATCCCGGCATACGGCACACTCATCCTCGTTCTTCTGACGCGGGCAAGACACACGCGTCCTCTGGAAGATCCCGGGACGGGGCAGCGCCCTCCCCGAGAGCCCCTCAGAATAGCTCCACTGCAGCGTTCCCCAGGGGCACCCTAGTCCCCTGCCTGCTCCCTGCTGGCCCATGCCTAAAATTCTGCCCCGGCTCGCTGCCCTCCCCCAAGATGCCCTCCATCTCTGAGGCTCTAGGCCCCACGGCACAACCCTGCCTGACGGTGCCACGGTCCCCTCCGGGGTGCCACCTCTTCAGAAGCCCAGCAGACCGGGCAGCCCTGCACAGCAACGAGCACACTCATTGTAATAATCCCCCCGATCCTGCCATCGGGGGAGCccctgggggcaggcagggatcCTGCTCattcctgggtgcctggggcCCCGCCCGCGCCTGGCATGGGAGAGGGGCGGTCAGATCTGGGATGGGTTCTGCCTTGTGCTCAGAGCCCAAGGACGTGCTTGACGCTCAGCTCCCTGGCTCCCAGCAGGGGCCACCTCCCCACCCGCCGGCCCCCGGTGAGACAAGGGGCAGCTGGTGCCTCGACCAGACCCGTGGTGTTCAAAGCCTGGTAGGACTcactttctctgacttatttgaaTTTTTACAGTTGTGTTATCAGAAAAAATCGTATTAAACAAAAGCTCTACTCTGTGAACAGGAGCTCAGGCCTCTGTCCTCCTCACCTGAGTGAGTGGCCTGGCCGAGGGACAGAGCGGCAGAAGGCCGCCCTCGGgtttgtggggagggaggagttCCATCCGAGGTCCGGGCATTACCTGGTGCAGCTGGGGCTcgctggggagggcaggaggggcctgcACCCTGCCCTGTTGGCCTGTTCTCAGCTCACCTGCACCCTGCTGCGGGGGAGAGGGGGGTCACCACAGTGAGGAGCCCCCGCATgcaggcccagccccagctgaGCTCTGTGGGTGCTGGGCGAGGGGTGTCAAGTGGGGTGCTTACAGGGGCAGAAGCCTGGGTCCCCTTGGCTCGGACCAGGGTCTTCAGGCTGCTGCTCCGGGTCTTGTTCTTCCCCCCACTGGGGTCTTCGAACTTGCTGGGAGTATAAAACTCCCCCCCAACCTGGAGGCACTTCTTGGAGCCACCTGGGAGGAGAGGCTGACTGGGCCCTGCACAGCTGCACTCCTGGCCTGGGCGCCGTGGGTGGCTGGGTGCAGAGGCTGGGCGCTCTGCAGCtttcccctgcttctcccccactgcACTCAGCCCCGCTCAGCTCTGTGACCAGGGTCCTGGGCACAGGAGGGGTCTCCTGCGGGGACTGTACTGGGTGAAGCGTGTCCACCAGATTCGCATCTGCCTGGAATCTCAGAGCGCAGACTTACTGGGGAGTAGGGTCTTTATAGGTGGGATTAGTTAAGGATTAGTTAAGATGGGCTCCCGAGGGACACTGGGTCCAATGACGGGTGTCCCCAAGAAGAGCGGAGaggacacagacagacacagggaGGAGACCCTGTGACTTGGGGGCAGAGGCTGCAGTGATGGGGCGGGCACAGGCCTGCCAGCAACCAGCCTCGAGCCTCCGGAGGGAGCAAggccctaccaacaccttgattttggaacTCCTATTGTTCTAAGCTGCCCAGTTTGTGGCCATTAGTTATAACTGCCGTAGCGAACTACTGCAGGGTCCTCGGGGCCCTCCCTGGGGGGTGAGACCGGGGCCCGCATTGGCCCCAGGGCCAGCGTGGGCCCTGGCTGTCCTTGGCATCCCCGCCGGCAGGTGCCCAgcccagagggaagggagggaggtgtgtgggggcggggcaggtgcTGAAGGCTGTCCTGCAGAGagcctcctgggggtgggggggtgagccCAGGACTCTCAGGGGCCCATCTGAGCACACAGAGGTGACCCAGGATGTGGCCCTGGACTGCCGGCCCTGCAGAAGTCCAGGAGTCCCCCAGCCCTGAGGGCAGCCCTCGGTGCCCATCCCGCCCCTCCCGAGGTAGCAGAGCCACGGTCCCACCTGCGCTGGGGCCGCCAGGTGCAAAGGAGGGACATGGATCGAGGGGGCCTGCATCCCCCCTCGCGGCCCCTCTGGTGGTGCCATCCATCTACCTGACTCAAACACCTGCTGGATGAGAATCCCCTCCACTGCCCCACAGGCTCCTGGGACGTCCCCAGACGACACCGTCACGGCTCTCTGGACCGAAGTGGACATGGTCTGAATTCCTGGGGAAGGGAGTCCCAGATGGGGGGTCATCAGTTGGAAAGAGGACCCCTGAACACCTCTTTCCTGCAGGCAGTGGGGAGTGAGAGGTGCCCGGGCTGTgggatctttatttccttctgccCAGGGCAGGCCTTGGAGGGGGCCCAGCCCCtccacacacagacagacagacagacagcccgTGTGAAACTGCAGAGAGAGGCCATGGGTACGTGTGGTAtgtatctgtgtgcatgtgtgtgtgtgtgtgtgtgtacgatGTGGGATGTGTGCTGTGTGGTATGGATGTGCTATAGGGTGCGGGATGCACGCTGTGTGGAGTGTgtcgagtgtgtgtgtgtgtgtggtgtgaggatgCGGTGTGGGATGCACgctgtgtggagtgtgtgtgtgtgtgtgtgtgtggtgtgaggctGCGGTGTGGGATGCACGCTGTGTGGAGTGTgtcgagtgtgtgtgtgtgtgtgtgtggtgtgaggatgCGGTGCGGGATGCACgctgtgtggagtgtgtgtgtgtgtgtgtgtgtgtgtacgatGTGGGATGTGTGCTGTGTGGTATGGATGTGCTGTAGGGTGCGGGATGCACgctgtgtggagtgtgtgtgtgtgtgtgtgtggtgtgaggatgCGGTGTGGGATGCACgctgtgtggagtgtgtgtgtgtgtgtgtgtgtgtgtgtgtgtggtgtgaggatgCGGTGTGGGATGCACGCTGTGCGTGTGGGAGCTCACTGCACACGGCGGGCGGGGTGAACAGGGCCCCCAGACCTGGCCCTGGGATGTGCTGGGAAGGAGGCCGAGTTCAGGGCCGCCCGGAGGTCAGGCGACCACAGGAGGTCTCTGGGGTACCCCGGGGAAGGGGCAAGGAGGGGACAGACGGGGGCCCGGCGTCATTCAGCTGACGGACCAAGCAGGACTCTGGCAGAAGCACAGTCTGAGCCGGGCCTGTAG of the Halichoerus grypus chromosome 1, mHalGry1.hap1.1, whole genome shotgun sequence genome contains:
- the AIRE gene encoding autoimmune regulator translates to MAQTPHKSSGTPRPRDPRRGEGAPSPVPPGPARVGEAQAGGDAILRRLLRLHRTEIAVAVDSAFPLLHALADHDVVPEDKFQETLRLKEKEGCPQAFHALLSWLLTQDTAAILGFWKVLFKDYNLERYARLQPILDSFPKDVDLSQPRKGRKPPPGPKAPVPLPRPPTKRKALEEPRATPPAALSPRGTSSPGIQTMSTSVQRAVTVSSGDVPGACGAVEGILIQQVFESGGSKKCLQVGGEFYTPSKFEDPSGGKNKTRSSSLKTLVRAKGTQASAPGAGELRTGQQGRVQAPPALPSEPQLHQKNEDECAVCRDGGELICCDGCPRAFHLACLSPPLRDIPSGTWRCSSCLQGRAQRDLPRAEEPRPQEPPVETPVLLGLRLAGEEAKGLSREPPAGIDAAVPYKHLLAPPSAAPLPVLDPSALRPLLCVGPEGQQGPAAARCGVCGDGTDALRCAHCAAAFHWRCHFPGGAARPGAVPRCRSCSGDAAPAPEEGAPAPNPARAAPGPAKAGDGSAGHEPVLHRDDLESLLSEHSFDGILQWAIQSMSRPLAEAPTFPS